tttttttgctgcagctgttacataaactgtaatattgtacatggtacttgggatttgttatatatttgtgACAGACTCCCGCTGTCgtccgggttccatggaccaccaaggataGACATTACCACGAGCAGGgttgactttgtttatttttcaataaaacctTTCAGTCTTGTCAGGTCGCTTTCCAGCTCTGCCGCTTCTTCCACTGCTCGCTCTTCGGTCCGCTTTTCAACCGGCCACGTCTGCGTCTTCCTCTGGGTCTCTTTCTCTTGCGCGCTGCCTGTGCTTctggctctccaactccttcttCTGCCCCCTCGTTCTGCCGCCCTTTTACACGCTTGGAGATTACACAATTgtgcccaggtgggcgatccacgcGCCTGATATCTGTTACGGCGTCGATcccggcgtgccccgcctcgctgttggtctgccggccacgcctccccacaatattgtatatattttataaaatataatataataatatatcagtatattttatatatatctatccatccatccattttctaccttttgtcccatatataatatataaatattgcatatgttatattttctattgctactatggtgcatttttagtctacttcatacctgcattatcctttccatccttaccctttccatcctttgtaactgagctactgtgtggaacaatttcccttgtggatcaataaagtttgtctaagtctaaagtaAAGTAAGTGTGAAGTCTGAGAGGGATTCATTTATGAAGTATAACACAGGCCGTGTTATGGATCATGTAAAAACTAAGTCCTAAAGTAAGTGTTTTCTTATTGTAATTGTGTCACCATGGTTACAAGTGGCAACCGGCTAAACACATCTTTACTCTTTGTGATTGTCACAAAGCCACATGTCACATGATTATGATGTCACATAGATTTTCTTTGCTGCTGGTTTTTTACCTTAGATGCCTGTCCATCGTACCATTTTGGTactctttttcttttattttgtttttttttctcctcgtATTTGAGTACCATTGCCGACCTGTATTGAGACATTTTCAACTAAATGATTCACCGCAGAATCATTCTTAAGGGGACTGACACATAAAACTGGTAAGTGCTTGTCTTTTGTGTTAAAGTGCTTGCAAAGAAAAGTCTGATCTAGTTTTCGTTGACCTCAAAGTCTGCAGATCTGCGTGAATGTTTCCGAGCAAAGATGCAGCGGTTCTCTTAACGCTCCAGTCGGATGCCGTTGGAGGTCTGCCTGTCACTGGTGGGTGTCGAGAAGTCCTGATTTGATGGGGAGCCAGTGGTTTCATGCCTGTAAAGACATGGCTTGGAAAGGTTTTGCCCTCTTCCCACTCCAGTGTCAGGAACCAGAGGATGGAGTGTTCCACTTTACCAGTGACGACTGAGTGCCAGATCTCCTCTCCCACCTGTGAATACAAAATGGAGGAAGTTTTAGGGGCTGGGTCCTTTGGCGAGGTGGTCCAGTGCAGAAAGCTGTCGTCGGGCGAGACCGTCGCTTTGAAGGTGATCAAGGACAGCAGCAAGATGGAGGAGGCCAAGGATGAGGTGCATATCTCATAAGTTTAGCTACCCTTAATACACACAAACGCAGACTGCATGATCATGTGATTTTTGCCGTGCGTGGCAGGAACGTGTTTTGATCGAGCTGAAAGCACGAGGCTCGGACCGGTACAACATAGTCAACTGGAATGACTCCTTCACCTTCCAGGGGCAGTTTTGTCTGGAGTTTGAGAAACTTGACATGAACCTTCATCAGCTGCTCGAGTGTCGCCTGCCTCTGTCGCTGATGGAGATCCGACCAGTTCTTCAGCAGGTTGATAATGCTTCATCCCCAATGTTGGTTCTCATGGAATGCCATTGACCTTGACATAACTCTGTAACGGTATCAGTcgtggtggagtgccatctccgggttggggaggagtcccttccccaagtagaggagttcaagtaactcggagtcttgttcacgagtgagggaagagtggatcgtgagattgacaggtggatcggtgcggcgtcttcagtaatacagACGCTGTATCgtttcgttgtggtgaagaaggagctgagccgaaaggccaagctctcaatttaccggtcgatctacgttcccctcctcacctatggtcatgagctctgggttatgaccgaaaggacaagatcactggtacaagcggccgaaatgagtttcctccaccgggtggcggggctctctcttagagataggttgagaagctctgccatctggggggagctcaaagtaaagccgctgctcctccacatcgagagaagccagatgaggtggttcgggcatctggtcatgatgccacccgaacgcctccctagggaggtgtttagggcacatccgaccggtaggaggccacggggaagacccaggacacgttgggaagactatgtctcccggctggcttgggaacgcctcgagatccagagctgaacgaagtggctggggagaggaaggtttgggcttccctgcttaggcaacTGCCCcagcgacctgacctcggataagcggaagaagatggatagatggatggatggtatcagTCGTTTTTTAAGTTGCACTTTAGCATACAAACTAGAATCACACTCAGGAGAGAGCAAAATCTCCGTAGGACTGACATTGCCCACCCCTACATACCCAAATGTGGCATAATAACATAACTAAATTTCCTAACAGGCATCATCAGGTGTTTCATGTATTGTATAACTTGAATACAttgatctacaaaacccaaaaccagtgaagttggcacgttgtgtaattcgtaaataaaaaccgaatacaatgatttgcaaatcctttccaattaaattgaatacactgcaaagacaagatattcaatgttcGAACTGCAAATAatccaacacattgcaaaaaagttggcacaggggcatttttactactgtgttacatggcctttccttttaacaacactcagtcaacatttgggaactgaggagaccaatttttgaaacttttcaggtggaattatttcccattcttgcttgatgtacagcttaagttgttcaacagtccgggggtctccgttgtgctattctacgcttcataatgcgccacacattttcaatgggagacaggtctggactacaggcaggccagtctagtacctacactcttttactacaaagccacgctgttgtaacacgtgcagaatgtggcttgccgttgtctcgctgaaataagcagaggcgtccatgaaaaagacgttggttggatggcaacatatgttgctccaaaacctgtatgtacctttcagcattaatggcgccttcacaaatgtgtgagttacccatgtctcgggcactaatacacccccataccatcacagatgctggcttttgaactttgcgcctataacaatccggacggttcttttcgTTATTGGTCTGGAGgaaacggcgtccacagtttccaaaaacaatttcaaatgtggactcaccagaccacagaacactttaccactttgcatcagtccatcttagatgagctcaggcacagccggcagcgtttctgggtgttgttgataaatagctttggctttgcatagtagagggaTTGTaggtcacgggcatttaatgttggtttttcggcattgccgcttacatgcagtgatttctccagattctcttaaccttttgatgatattatggaccgtagatggtgaaatctctaaattccttgcaatcgaACATTGTATATCTTGTCttagcagtgtattcaattgaatatacgtagaaaaagatttgcaaatcattgtattctgttataATTTacaaatttacacaacgtgccaacttcactgattttgggttttttAATATCCAGTCATTCTATATTCATCTACATCTATATATCTGtaaatctgtatatatatacttgtctTTTATTGAAGCTGACAACTGCACTGCAGTTCCTGAAGAGTGTGGGGATTGTCCACTGCGATCTGAAGCCAGACAACATCATGGTGGTGGACCACCTGCAGTTGCCACTGAAGGTGAAAGTCATCGACTTTGGCTTGGCTCTACATACGTCAGAGCTGTCTCGGGGCACGACAGTGCAGAGCATGTGGTACCGGTGAGTTTACTCGGACAGATctggaccaggggtgtccaaatgtttCTCACTAAAGGCCCCGAACTGAAAAATGTAAGGATGCAGCCATGCGTGGGGTCAGTTTGATACATTCTGTCCTTTAAAACCAAGCCAATGTAGGTCCATATACAGTATGGTTAGCTAGCAATACAAAACATCCGCGTTTTGCACAGCTTTGAGTTAAAAGGGACAAAGCAAATATAGTATAATGAATGTGCAACCTAGAACATAACAAATGGCCGAGAGACATCGTATGCCAAAAAACTTGTAAAGCTGGGGCACTCTTATCCCAAGACACCACTGTATACACTACAGAGATTTATACTTAGGTTTTTAGCTTCTTAATATgtacatctcccgaattcagtTAAGATGTATGTAGCAGATCTTTTAGAGGGTTGTGTGGGTGAGACAAAAAAGGGCCTCTCAAGTTCCTGCCTGCCAATTCTTCTTCAAACTGACCTTTTACCACAGCAGCTGTCATCTTACAAGACCTTTGGTCAATCTAGTAACAAATGTCATTGAGAATATGCATGATAGGCTGATAGGCTAATTTGATAATGCCTCACGATCGACTTTTGAATTACGATGTACCGGTGGATCACAACCGACTGGTAGATTGCGATCAACTAGTTGATCATGACCGGGAGATCGCAGTCGATTGGTAGATTGCAATCGTTCAACCGGTCCGACTGGTATATTGCGATTTAACAGCCGACTGCAATCGACCGGAGTAGATCAGTGGACAGATTGGCTGCAATCTACCTGTAAATCCGTATCTAATGCGCAATTGCAATCTACGAGTCAAATGCGTCTATTGTTAGAttgcgatcgaccggtagatcacgATCAACGCAATGGGCACCCCTCGTCTAAACCTTGATGTCTCTGCTCCCAGATGTCCCGAAGTGCTGCTGGGACACGAGTGCAATGAGGCCATCGATGTATGGTCTCTGGGCTGCATCGCTGTGGAGCTGCTGCTTGGTCATTCCCTGTTTGACGGCTGTGATGAGTACAGCATGGTCAGTGTGACACGGCTTCGGACAGAGCTGGATGGAGCAAGGTTTGACGGTTGACTGAGTCTAACAAAGAATATCCTGTCCACAGCTGTCACAGATCAACACCATGCTCGGAAAACTGCCAGCCAGCCTCCTCAACGCGGGAATATTCACATCGTGCTTCTTCCGCAAGAAAGCCAAAAAATGGAGATTGAAGGTATGTTTATTCTGTCGTCCCTCTAGAAGTCTGCTGCTAACTCTACTTCTCTCTTCAGAACCGGGCAGAAATTATCACAGCTTATGACGGCACTCAACCTTTAAACAAACTTTCAGATCTTTTAGAGGTTGGATCGCCCTTGCTGCATATTTATAGTGTCAGTATGAAAACACCCAGCAGGTTTCCTTACATCTTGTCCCATTCTGACATAGGCTCGTTTTGTGCGACCAATCAACTGCACCGATGAGGACTGGTGCGCAATGCAGTGTGACCTGGAGATCTTTGTGGATTTAGTTGCGTCGATGCTTCTGATGTCACCGCAAAAACGGGCTCGGCCTTGTCAAATTCTGGAGCACAAATTCATTTCCATGAGCCACTTTGATGGCAAATTCCCAAACAGCGCTTAGTAAGTGTATATAGGGATGGGTACTGAGtccggtacttttataggcaccgatcCAATTGGTACTACCGGCTATGGATTGGCACACTCAGCTTAATGGTAAAAGCTTACTTTCTAGCTAGGTAACACACTGTAGCCCGTACATtattgccatctaacgtcttggtatTGCAATTACATGCAaggtctactatataatactacaACTCAGGCTCAGATATGTAATAGGAaaatatataacaactggacagcagagttatcataatcagctcatttttaaatggtacataaaaaaaattagattttattattTAACATCAAACGTGTATTACAAGAGTCGACTCAGTCGATTACCTCAAGGTAATGTTGTAATTTTCAATGTCAACAAAGcaaatatgcctgatagaaaCCACTCAAATGTAAATCTAAGCTCCACTTTTTAAAATGCGTttacttgatgctaatttacattgtttttgtcatttacatgctactgattagctttAGCAATTTTACGTGGCGATTTCAACATGTACCAATACTCAcagtgttgcgtcggaccagctcttcctcccagggaatctaagttactggtcaatcccaagttctttcgatgacatatatgctgagtaagaaggaccatcaagacagaattggaatattttcaagttttactgaaaatttcaggagatcagcttaaccaatacattcatatcggcaactctagttgatctggcattccaacggaaaagccaactcctttgcacacaaagaaaacccccatcttCCCCTCGCAACACTGAAAAGGAACTAGTGGGGGAGGTCTTCACATTCCAACGTAAGACACAAAACAGACCTCTGAACACAAGAGAAACTAGTAGAAAAtagaaaggaaaagtactagtaactctaaacatggctatgtaaaaagaaataactcttacacatatatgcatcctccacaacagtacaaacactttgtgggGCACAACAAAAAAACTGGATTGGCACATTCAGCTTAATGGTAAAAGGTTACTTCCATTGGAGCCCGTACATTATTGCCATCCAACGTCTTGGTATTGAAACTGCATGCAaggtctactatataatactacaAATCAGGCTCAGAGATTTAATAGGGAAAATATATACAAACTGGACAGCAGAGTGAttttaatcagctcatttttaaatggtacataaaaaaatgattttatgaTTAACAcacagaaaagtacagaaaattagCACAGTTCAGTATTGATTATATCGGTtctaatgtgaaaggtacccatccctaagtgTATGCATGAGTCATATCTGATGACGCGAGACCGACTCCTTGATTGCTTCTCCAGCGTCAGGCTCTGGCGCGACTGCATGGAGGTGGACACCGCTCGGCCCGTATGCAACATGTCCAGCTTCACATGCGGCGATCACACCACCGAGCCCAAGGTGCTGGAGAAGTCGGTCATCACCATCAACGGCGGCCAATCCTGGCAAACGGGCAACCACGGCCGCGTGAAGAGGAAACGAGACGTGGGGGACGATGACCACATCAGCCGGTAGGTGGTCGCAAGAAGTACCATCCTTCATATTAAAGAGATACAAATGAGAATCCCGGTCGACACAGTGCGTCACCTGTGAGTAAGAGGAGCAGCAGGGATGCGGAAGTCATCTACTTGTCATCCATCGACAGCTCCAGGAAGGGCGGGGGTGGCGTGACGCAGCAGCCGCACGCCGGCCACATGAGTATGCTCGCCACGGTCTTAAACAATGTCCTAAACCGTCAAGTTCACATGCATCCTCTCTTTGCCTAGAATTCCTCCACATGGAACGTGGCGACGCCACGATCCGGCGGAAGAAGAGCAAGGCGACGACGCAGGCGCACACTTCGGAAGAAGTCCAGGGGAGGATCTGTGAATTATGattctatgaaaaaaaaatgtattggttTTATTACTCAATTGATTATAAGGTTTAGAATAGGGAAGGTATTCATATGGCCCCGTTCCTGGGTGGATTTGACGTGGaacgaatcaatcaatcaatcaatcaatgtttatttatatagccctaaatcacaagtgtctcaaagggctgcacaagccacgacgacatccgtggcacagagcccacataagggcaaggaaaaactcacaaccccagtgggacgtcgatgtgaatgactgagaaaccttgAAGAGGACCGGTCTCCCGCCCCTCt
This sequence is a window from Nerophis lumbriciformis linkage group LG23, RoL_Nlum_v2.1, whole genome shotgun sequence. Protein-coding genes within it:
- the LOC133622506 gene encoding homeodomain-interacting protein kinase 1-like isoform X1, whose protein sequence is MPVKTWLGKVLPSSHSSVRNQRMECSTLPVTTECQISSPTCEYKMEEVLGAGSFGEVVQCRKLSSGETVALKVIKDSSKMEEAKDEERVLIELKARGSDRYNIVNWNDSFTFQGQFCLEFEKLDMNLHQLLECRLPLSLMEIRPVLQQLTTALQFLKSVGIVHCDLKPDNIMVVDHLQLPLKVKVIDFGLALHTSELSRGTTVQSMWYRCPEVLLGHECNEAIDVWSLGCIAVELLLGHSLFDGCDEYSMLSQINTMLGKLPASLLNAGIFTSCFFRKKAKKWRLKNRAEIITAYDGTQPLNKLSDLLEARFVRPINCTDEDWCAMQCDLEIFVDLVASMLLMSPQKRARPCQILEHKFISMSHFDGKFPNSAYVRLWRDCMEVDTARPVCNMSSFTCGDHTTEPKVLEKSVITINGGQSWQTGNHGRVKRKRDVGDDDHISR
- the LOC133622506 gene encoding homeodomain-interacting protein kinase 1-like isoform X2, with the translated sequence MECSTLPVTTECQISSPTCEYKMEEVLGAGSFGEVVQCRKLSSGETVALKVIKDSSKMEEAKDEERVLIELKARGSDRYNIVNWNDSFTFQGQFCLEFEKLDMNLHQLLECRLPLSLMEIRPVLQQLTTALQFLKSVGIVHCDLKPDNIMVVDHLQLPLKVKVIDFGLALHTSELSRGTTVQSMWYRCPEVLLGHECNEAIDVWSLGCIAVELLLGHSLFDGCDEYSMLSQINTMLGKLPASLLNAGIFTSCFFRKKAKKWRLKNRAEIITAYDGTQPLNKLSDLLEARFVRPINCTDEDWCAMQCDLEIFVDLVASMLLMSPQKRARPCQILEHKFISMSHFDGKFPNSAYVRLWRDCMEVDTARPVCNMSSFTCGDHTTEPKVLEKSVITINGGQSWQTGNHGRVKRKRDVGDDDHISR